In Labrus bergylta chromosome 11, fLabBer1.1, whole genome shotgun sequence, one genomic interval encodes:
- the LOC136180506 gene encoding uncharacterized protein, protein MPVNSTTACVLHSVNSCTLNLNSLSLLKKASSPHPSFTFGLWNCLSTGNKTEFIQAFAKMSDLQALALTESWIRPENRVTPAALSVVTVFSHTPRPVGCGGGTSILISNTWKFNKLFPLSNNSSFEYHTIMVTAPIKMYIAIIYRPPGCNLNDFVVELDMVLSEIPDYGTPLIVIGDMNIHTDKAQATDFLALLSSFDLTQVPTPPTHKAGNTLDLILTQNCLTVTPLHLSDHFFIQSIIILPELPLAHPQMVSYHQNMRSLKPAQLSNEVMAAMPAHKVFTALSTEEATDTLCSTLASSLHKLCPLVSKPARKTLPSPWLTEVIREQRAGLRSAERKWQKSKQSADLNDYKQRLVSFSSIRQHIIRTRYAMPQIQEKCYQAIAFPESWIHPENRVTPAALSVVTVFSHTPCSVGRGGGTGILIFNTWKFNKLFPLSNNSSFEYHTIMVSAPIKMYIAIIYQPKVPHSTHSPL, encoded by the exons ATGCCTGTTAACTCGACCACTGCGTGTGTGCTTCACAGCGTTAACAGCTGT ACTTTGAATCTTAACAGCTTGTctctgcttaagaaagcctcttctccccacccttcatttacttttggcctctggaacTGTCTATCTACTgggaataaaactgaattcatccaagcatttgcaaaaatgtcagaccTTCAGGCACTTGCCCTTACTGAAAGCTGGATCCGCCCAGAAAACAGagtcacaccagctgctctttctgttgtcacagtgttctcacacacaccccgccCTGTTGGATGTGGAGGTGGTACAAgtatcctcatttctaatacctggaaattcaataaactcttcccactgagcaacaactcctcatttgaatatcacacaatcatggttactgctcctattaaaatgtacattgctatcatttaccgcccaccagggtgtaatctgaatgattttgttgtggaactggacatggtactctcagaaatccctgactatggaacaccactgattgtaataggagacatgaatatacacactgataaagcccaggcaacagacttccttgctctCCTATCCTCATTTGATCTCACGCAGGTCccaactcctcctacccacaaagctggcaacactcttgatttaattCTGACTCAGAACTGCTTGACTGTCACCCCTCTGCATTTAtcagaccacttctttattcaatCCATAATCATCTTGCCGGAACTCCCTCTGGCACACCCACAAATGGTGTCATACCACCAAAACATGCGATCGCTCaagccagctcagctgtctaatgaggtaatggctgccatgcctgcccataaggtctttaccgcactctctaccgaggaggctacagacacactctgctccacactagcGTCGTCTCTGCacaagctctgccctctggtgtccaaacctGCTCGCAAAACCCTCCCTAGTCCGTGGCTCACTgaagtcataagagagcaaagagcagggctgaggtcagcagagagaaaatggcaaaaatccaaacagtccgctgacctcaatgactataagcaaagacttgtctcattctcctccataagacaacatattatcagaacaagatatgcaatgccacagatacaagaaaaatgttatCAGGCAATTGCCTTTCCTGAAAGCTGGATCCACCCAGAAAACAGagtcacaccagctgctctttctgttgtcacagtgttctcacacacaccctgctctgttggacgtggaggtggTACAGGTATCCTAATTTTTAATACCTGGAAATTTaataaactcttcccactgagcaacaactcctcgtttgaatatcacacaatcaTGGTTTctgctcctattaaaatgtacattgctatcatttaccaaccaaaagtgcctcactcgactcattctcctctctga
- the prpf8 gene encoding pre-mRNA-processing-splicing factor 8: MAATFPYRGVPPGMPPGVPPPAPVPDYMTEEKLQEKARKWQHLQAKRYSEKRKFGFVDAQKEDMPPEHVRKIIRDHGDMTNRKFRHDKRVYLGALKYMPHAVLKLLENMPMPWEQIRDVPVLYHITGAISFVNEIPWVIEPVYIAQWGTMWIMMRREKRDRRHFKRMRFPPFDDEEPPLDYADNILDVEPLEAIQMELDTEEDSSCVEWFYEHQPLKDTTKFVNGTTYRRWQFTLPMMSTLYRLANQLLTDLVDFNYFYLFDLKAFFTSKALNMAIPGGPKFEPLVRDINLQDEDWNEFNDINKIIIRQPIRTEYKIAFPYLYNNLPHHVHLTWYHTPNVVFIKTEDPDLPAFYFDPLINPISHRHSVKSQEPLPDDDEEFELPEYVEPFLKETPLYTDHTANGIALLWAPRPFNLRSGRTRRAIDIPLIKNWYREHCPAGQPVKVRVSYQKLLKYYVLNALKHRPPKAQKKRYLFRSFKATKFFQSTKLDWVEVGLQVCRQGYNMLNLLIHRKNLNYLHLDYNFNLKPVKTLTTKERKKSRFGNAFHLCREVLRLSKLVVDSHVQYRLGNVDAFQLSDGLQYIFAHVGQLTGMYRYKYKLMRQIRMCKDLKHLIYYRFNTGPVGKGPGCGFWAPGWRVWLFFMRGITPLLERWLGNLLARQFEGRHSKGVAKTVTKQRVESHFDLELRAAVMHDILDMMPEGIKQNKARTILQHLSESWRCWKANIPWKVPGLPTPIENMILRYVKAKADWWTNTAHYNRERIRRGATVDKTVCKKNLGRLTRLYLKAEQERQHNYLKDGPYITAEEAVAIYTTTVHWLESRRFSPIPFPPLSYKHDTKLLILALERLKEAYSVKSRLNQSQREELGLIEQAYDNPHEALSRIKRHLLTQRAFKEVGIEFMDLYSHLVPVYDVEPLEKITDAYLDQYLWYEADKRRLFPPWIKPADTEPPPLLVYKWCQGINNLQDVWETAEGECNVMLESRYEKMYEKIDLTLLNRLLRLIVDHNIADYMTAKNNVVINYKDMNHTNSYGIIRGLQFASFIVQYYGLVMDLLVLGLHRASEMAGPPQMPNDFLSFQDTATESAHPIRLYCRYIDRIHIFFRFSADEARDLIQRYLTEHPDPNNENIVGYNNKKCWPRDARMRLMKHDVNLGRAVFWDIKNRLPRSVTTVQWENSFVSVYSKDNPNLLFNMCGFECRILPKCRTSYEEFTHKDGVWNLQNEVTKERTAQCFLRVDDESMQRFHNRVRQILMASGSTTFTKIVNKWNTALIGLMTYFREAVVNTQELLDLLVKCENKIQTRIKIGLNSKMPSRFPPVVFYTPKELGGLGMLSMGHVLIPQSDLRWSKQTDVGITHFRSGMSHEEDQLIPNLYRYIQPWESEFIDSQRVWAEYALKRQEAIAQNRRLTLEDLEDSWDRGIPRINTLFQKDRHTLAYDKGWRVRTDFKQYQVLKQNPFWWTHQRHDGKLWNLNNYRTDMIQALGGVEGILEHTLFKGTYFPTWEGLFWEKASGFEESMKWKKLTNAQRSGLNQIPNRRFTLWWSPTINRANVYVGFQVQLDLTGIFMHGKIPTLKISLIQIFRAHLWQKIHESVVMDLCQVFDQELDALEIETVQKETIHPRKSYKMNSSCADILLFASYKWNVSRPSLLADSKDVMDSTTTQKYWIDIQLRWGDYDSHDIERYARAKFLDYTTDNMSIYPSPTGVLIAIDLAYNLHSGYGNWFPGSKPLIQQAMAKIMKANPALYVLRERIRKGLQLYSSEPTEPYLSSQNYGELFSNQIIWFVDDTNVYRVTIHKTFEGNLTTKPINGAIFIFNPRTGQLFLKIIHTSVWAGQKRLGQLAKWKTAEEVAALIRSLPVEEQPKQIIVTRKGMLDPLEVHLLDFPNIVIKGSELQLPFQACLKVEKFGDLILKATEPQMVLFNLYDDWLKTISSYTAFSRLILILRALHVNNDRAKVILKPDKTTITEPHHIWPTLTDEEWIKVEVQLKDLILADYGKKNNVNVASLTQSEIRDIILGMEISAPSQQRQQIAEIEKQTKEQSQLTATQTRTVNKHGDEIITSTTSNYETQTFSSKTEWRVRAISAANLHLRTNHIYVSSDDIKETGYTYILPKNVLKKFICISDLRAQIAGYLYGTSPPDNPQVKEIRCIVMVPQWGTHQTVHLPNQLPGHEYLKEMEPLGWIHTQPNESPQLSPQDVTTHAKVMADNPSWDGEKTIIITCSFTPGSCTLTAYKLTPSGYEWGRQNTDKGNNPKGYLPSHYERVQMLLSDRFLGFFMVPGQVSWNYNFMGVRHDPNMKYDLQLANPKEFYHEVHRPSHFLNFASLQEGEIYNADREDMYA, encoded by the exons ATGGCTGCTACCTTCCCCTACAGAGGGGTTCCTCCTGGGATGCCACCAGGTGTACCCCCTCCTGCGCCTGTCCCTGACTACatgacagaagaaaaactgcaagAGAAAG CAAGAAAATGGCAACACTTGCAAGCAAAGCGCTACTCGGAGAAGAGAAAGTTTGGCTTTGTGGATGCTCAGAAGGAAGACATGCCGCCTGAGCATGTTCGCAAGATCATCAGGGACCACGGCGACATGACCAACAGGAAGTTTCGTCATGACAAGAGGGTATATCTGGG TGCCCTAAAGTACATGCCCCATGCAGTGCTGAAGCTGCTGGAAAACATGCCGATGCCCTGGGAACAGATCAGAGATGTGCCCGTCCTCTACCACATCACGGGGGCTATTTCCTTTGTGAATGAAATCCCCTGGGTCATAGAGCCAGTCTACATTGCTCAGTGGGG GACCATGTGGATCATGATGCGTCGTGAGAAGCGGGATCGTCGGCACTTCAAGAGGATGCGATTTCCCCCATTTGATGATGAGGAGCCGCCGCTAGACTATGCTGACAACATCCTTGATGTGGAACCACTGGAGGCCATTCAGATGGAGCTGGACACAGAGGAAGACTCCTCATGTGTGGAGTGGTTCTATGAGCACCAGCCCCTCAAAGACACAACTAA GTTTGTGAACGGCACCACGTACCGTCGCTGGCAGTTCACACTGCCCATGATGTCAACACTGTACCGCCTGGCCAATCAGCTTTTGACTGACCTTGTGGATTTCAACTACTTTTATCTGTTTGACCTCAAGGCCTTCTTTACTTCAAAGGCCTTAAATATGGCCATCCCAGGGGGGCCGAAGTTTGAACCACTGGTCAGGGACATCAACCTTCA GGATGAAGACTGGAACGAGTTCAATGACATCAACAAGATCATCATTCGTCAGCCAATCAGAACGGAGTACAAAATCGCCTTCCCGTACCTGTACAACAACTTGCCACATCATGTTCACCTCACCTG GTATCACACACCTAATGTGGTGTTTATCAAGACTGAGGATCCAGATCTCCCAGCGTTCTACTTTGACCCGCTGATCAACCCCATTTCACACAGACACTCTGTCAAG AGTCAGGAGCCTCTACCAGATGATGACGAGGAGTTTGAGCTGCCCGAGTACGTGGAACCCTTCCTCAAAGAGACCCCGCTCTACACAGACCACACAGCTAATGGCATCGCTCTGCTGTGGGCGCCACGGCCATTCAACCTCCGATCCGGGCGCACAAGACGCGCCATTGATATCCCACTGATCAAAAACTG GTACCGGGAGCACTGCCCTGCAGGACAGCCAGTGAAAGTACGTGTGTCATACCAGAAACTGCTCAAGTACTATGTACTCAACGCCCTCAAACACAGACCACCAAAGGCCCAAAAGAAGAG GTATCTGTTCCGCTCCTTCAAGGCCACCAAGTTCTTCCAGTCCACCAAGCTGGACTGGGTGGAGGTGGGTCTGCAGGTGTGCAGACAGGGCTACAACATGCTCAATCTGCTCATCCACCGTAAGAACCTCAACTACCTGCATCTTGACTACAACTTCAACCTGAAACCTGTCAAGACACTGACCACAAAG GAGCGAAAGAAGTCCAGATTCGGCAATGCCTTCCATCTGTGCAGAGAGGTGCTGCGTCTCAGCAAGCTGGTGGTGGACAGTCACGTTCAGTACAGGCTGGGAAATGTGGACGCCTTCCAG TTGTCTGATGGGCTGCAGTACATCTTTGCTCATGTGGGTCAGCTGACAGGCATGTACCGCTACAAGTACAAGTTGATGCGACAGATCCGAATGTGCAAAGATCTGAAGCATCTCATCTACTACCGCTTCAACACT ggTCCTGTGGGTAAGGGTCCAGGTTGTGGCTTCTGGGCTCCTGGCTGGAGAGTGTGGCTGTTCTTCATGAGGGGGATCACTCCGCTGTTGGAGAGGTGGCTGGGAAATCTGCTGGCTAGGCAGTTTGAAG GACGTCACTCCAAAGGCGTTGCCAAGACGGTTACCAAACAGCGCGTGGAGTCTCACTTTGACCTGGAGCTGCGTGCTGCTGTGATGCACGACATCTTGGACATGATGCCTGAGGGTATCAAACAGAACAAGGCCAGAACCATCCTGCAGCACCTCAGTGAGTCCTGGAGGTGCTGGAAGGCCAACATCCCTTGGAAG GTGCCTGGTCTGCCCACGCCCATTGAGAACATGATCCTGCGCTATGTGAAGGCCAAAGCTGACTGGTGGACCAACACCGCCCACTACAACCGTGAGCGAATTCGCCGTGGAGCCACAGTGGACAAGACGGTGTGCAAGAAGAACCTGGGAAGGCTGACCCGTCTGTACCTGAAGGCTGAGCAGGAGAGACAGCACAACTACCTGAAG GATGGACCCTACATCACAGCTGAGGAGGCGGTCGCCATTTACACCACCACCGTTCACTGGCTGGAGAGTCGTCGATTCTCACCCATCCCTTTCCCTCCACTGTCCTACAAACACGACACCAAGCTGCTCATCCTGGCATTAGAAAGGCTCAAGGAGGCATACAG TGTGAAGTCTCGTCTGAACCAGAGTCAGAGGGAGGAGCTGGGGCTGATCGAGCAGGCGTACGACAATCCTCACGAGGCCTTGTCCAGGATCAAACGTCACCTTCTCACTCAGAGAGCGTTCAAAGAG GTGGGAATCGAGTTCATGGACTTGTACAGTCACCTTGTGCCTGTGTATGATGTGGAGCCCCTGGAGAAGATCACTGATGCCTACCTGGACCAGTACCTGTGGTACGAGGCAGACAAGAGACGCCTGTTCCCACCCTGGATCAAACCTGCCGACACTGAACCCCCACCTCTGCTGGTCTACAAGTGGTGTCAAG GTATCAACAACCTGCAGGACGTGTGGGAGACTGCTGAGGGGGAGTGTAACGTGATGCTGGAGTCTCGCTATGAGAAGATGTACGAAAAGATTGATCTGACGCTGCTCAACAGGCTGCTGCGACTCATTGTTGACCACAACATCGCTGATTACATGACCGCCAAGAACAACGTGGTTATCAACTACAAG GATATGAACCACACCAACTCCTATGGCATCATCAGGGGGCTCCAGTTTGCCTCATTCATAGTTCAGTACTACGGCCTGGTGATGGACCTGCTGGTGCTCGGCCTGCACCGTGCCAGCGAGATGGCCGGACCACCTCAGATGCCCAACGACTTCCTGAGTTTCCAAGACACAGCCACAGAGAGCGCTCACCCGATCAGACTGTACTGCCGCTACATCGACCGCATCCACATCTTCTTCAG GTTTTCTGCTGACGAAGCCAGGGATCTGATCCAGAGGTACCTTACAGAGCACCCAGACCCCAACAACGAGAACATCGTGGGCTATAACAACAAGAAGTGCTGGCCCCGTGATGCTCGCATGAGACTGATGAAGCACGATGTCAACCT TGGACGTGCTGTGTTCTGGGACATCAAGAACCGCCTGCCCAGATCAGTGACCACAGTTCAGTGGGAGAACAGCTTTGTTTCAGTGTACAGCAAAGACAACCCTAACCTGCTTTTCAACATGTGCGGCTTTGAGTGCCGCATCCTGCCTAAATGTCGCACCAGCTATGAGGAGTTCACTCACAAGGACGGTGTGTGGAACCTGCAGAACGAG gtTACCAAAGAGAGGACAGCCCAGTGTTTCCTGCGTGTGGACGATGAATCCATGCAGCGCTTCCACAACAGAGTGCGTCAGATTCTGATGGCTTCTGGATCAACCACATTCACAAAG ATTGTGAACAAATGGAACACGGCTCTGATCGGTCTGATGACATACTTCCGCGAGGCCGTGGTGAACACACAAGAGCTCCTGGACCTGCTGGTGAAGTGTGAGAACAAGATCCAGACCCGTATCAAGATCGGCCTGAACTCCAAAATGCCGAGCCGCTTCCCCCCTGTGGTCTTCTACACTCCCAAAGAGTTGGGCGGCCTTGGCATGCTGTCCATGGGCCATGTGCTTATCCCACAGTCAGACCTGCG GTGGTCCAAGCAGACAGATGTGGGTATCACCCACTTCAGGTCTGGAATGAGCCACGAAGAAGACCAGCTGATTCCTAACCTGTATCGTTACATTCAGCCATGGGAGAGTGAGTTCATCGACTCCCAAAGAGTGTGGGCTGAATATGCTCTCAAAAGACAGGAGGCCATCGCCCAGAACAG aCGTCTGACCCTTGAAGATTTGGAGGATTCTTGGGACAGAGGAATCCCCCGTATTAACACACTTTTCCAgaaggacagacacacactggcATATGACAAAGGCTGGCGAGTCAGGACCGATTTCAAACAGTATCAG GTGTTGAAGCAGAATCCATTCTGGTGGACCCACCAGAGGCACGATGGTAAACTGTGGAACCTAAACAACTACCGCACAGACATGATCCAGGCTCTCGGCGGTGTGGAGGGCATCCTGGAACACACACTCTTCAAAGGCACTTACTTCCCCACCTGGGAGGGTCTCTTCTG GGAAAAGGCCAGTGGCTTTGAGGAGTCCATGAAATGGAAGAAACTGACCAATGCCCAGAGGTCTGGTCTGAACCAAATCCCCAACCGTCGCTTCACACTTTGGTGGTCCCCCACCATCAACAGAGCAAAC GTGTACGTGGGTTTCCAGGTGCAGCTTGACTTGACCGGAATCTTTATGCATGGCAAGATCCCCACACTGAAGATCTCCCTCATTCAGATCTTTAGGGCTCACTTGTGGCAGAAGATTCATGAGAGCGTCGTCATGGatctctgtcag gtgtttgATCAAGAGCTGGACGCTCTGGAGATTGAGACGGTACAGAAGGAAACCATCCACCCCAGGAAGTCCTACAAGATGAACTCGTCTTGTGCAGACATCCTCCTATTTGCATCGTACAAATGGAACGTCTCTCGACCATCTCTGCTTGCTGACTCAAA GGATGTGATGGACAGCACCACCACACAGAAGTACTGGATCGACATTCAGCTGCGCTGGGGTGACTATGACTCCCATGACATCGAGCGCTACGCCAGAGCCAAGTTCCTGGATTACACCACCGACAACATGAGTATCTATCCCTCACCAACAGGGGTGCTCATTGCTATTGACCTGGCTTACAATCTCCACAg tGGCTATGGTAACTGGTTCCCTGGAAGTAAGCCACTGATCCAGCAGGCCATGGCCAAAATCATGAAGGCCAACCCCGCCCTGTATGTGCTCAGGGAGCGCATCCGCAAAGGTCTGCAGCTGTACTCTTCAGAGCCCACGGAGCCCTACCTATCCTCACAGAACTACGGTGAACTCTTCTCCAACCAGATCATCTGGTTTGTAGATGACACCAATGTGTACCGAGTCACCATCCACAAG ACCTTTGAGGGTAACTTGACCACAAAGCCCATCAATGGAGCCATCTTCATCTTCAACCCCAGGACCGGTCAGCTCTTCCTCAAGATCATTCACACCTCTGTGTGGGCTGGACAGAAACGTCTGGGACAG CTGGCAAAGTGGAAGACAGCTGAAGAAGTGGCTGCCCTGATTCGCTCCCTCCCTGTGGAAGAACAGCCGAAACAGATCATTGTAACCAGGAAGGGCATGCTGGATCCTCTTGAG gtCCACTTGCTCGACTTCCCTAACATTGTGATCAAAGGCTCTGAGCTGCAGCTGCCGTTCCAGGCCTGTCTGAAGGTGGAAAAGTTTGGAGACCTTATCTTGAAGGCCACAGAGCCTCAGATGGTGCTGTTCAACCTCTACGACGACTGGCTCAAGACCATCTCATCTTACACA GCCTTCTCCCGACTCATCCTGATCCTCAGAGCGCTTCACGTCAACAACGACCGTGCCAAGGTGATCCTGAAACCTGACAAAACCACCATCACTGAGCCCCATCACATCTGGCCCACGCTCACTGACGAGGAATGGATCAAGGTGGAAGTGCAGCTCAAAGACCTCATTCTGGCAGATTACGGGAAAAAGAACAA TGTGAACGTGGCTTCACTCACGCAGTCTGAGATTCGTGACATCATCCTCGGTATGGAGATCTCGGCTCCGTCACAGCAGCGTCAGCAGATCGCTGAGATTGAGAAGCAGACCAAAGAGCAGTCACAGCTCACAGCCACGCAGACGAGAACTGTCAACAAGCACGGCGACGAGATCatcacctccaccacctccaaCTACGAGACCCAGACATTCTCTTCCAAGACTGAGTGGAGAGTCAG GGCCATATCTGCTGCCAACCTCCATCTCCGAACAAACCACATCTACGTGTCCTCTGATGACATCAAAGAGACGGGCTACACCTACATCCTGCCCAAAAATGTCCTCAAGAAGTTTATCTGTATCTCAGATCTGCGAGCACAG ATTGCAGGCTACCTGTATGGCACCAGCCCACCAGACAACCCCCAGGTGAAGGAGATCCGTTGTATCGTCATGGTGCCACAGTGGGGGACTCATCAGACTGTCCACCTGCCCAACCAGCTTCCTGGTCATGAATACCTTAAA GAAATGGAGCCTCTTGGCTGGATCCACACTCAACCTAATGAGTCGCCTCAGCTGTCCCCGCAGGACGTCACCACCCATGCCAAGGTCATGGCTGACAACCCTTCTTGGGATGGAGAgaagaccatcatcatcacttgCAG CTTCACCCCCGGCTCATGCACACTCACGGCCTACAAGCTAACACCCAGCGGTTATGAGTGGGGTCgacaaaacacagacaagggAAACAACCCTAAAGGCTACCTGCCGTCCCACTATGAGAGAGTGCAGATGCTGCTCTCTGATCGCTTCCTGGGCTTCTTCATGGTGCCTGGCCAGGTGTCCTGGAACTACAACTTCATGG gTGTGCGCCATGACCCCAACATGAAGTATGACCTACAACTCGCCAACCCCAAGGAGTTCTACCATGAAGTCCACCGGCCCTCGCACTTCCTGAACTTTGCCTCGCTGCAAGAGGGGGAGATCTACAATGCAGACCGGGAGGACATGTATGCCTGA
- the zgc:153372 gene encoding arsenite methyltransferase — protein MDTGDDVRENVKKYYGSLLESTVDVKTSAPSCSLSCGMVKSVTDALSLIHPEVTKKFFGCGLPFAAKLEGCRVLDLGSGSGRDSYAYSKLVGPTGHVTGIDMTEELINTSRQYIEYHQKKFGYKEPNITFSQGYMEKLSEAGIQNDSMDVVLSNCVICLCADKRAVLQQAYNVLKEGGELYFSDMYASKVVPDHMTKDVVLWGEGLGGSMYWQDFITLAQSVGFSTPHLVSASRIVIYNCELKEKAGDISYASVTYRLFKLPKNAVLSAATVTYKGTVADFPDQLVFDSSHSFKKDVAAEVDGEMAAILQSSRFITDFQIQMSDRSAESSSASTQQYCHLNPFLLADKLGSSVKQCSKTGK, from the exons ATGGACACTGGTGACGACGTGAGGGAAAATGTTAAG AAATACTATGGCAGTCTCCTGGAGTCCACTGTGGATGTGAAGACAAGTGCTCCCTCCTGCAGCTTGTCCTGCGGCATGGTGAAGAGTGTGACAGATGCACTGAGCCTGATTCATCCGGAGGTGACTAAAAA ATTCTTCGGCTGTGGTCTTCCCTTTGCAGCAAAGCTTGAAGGCTGCAGAGTCCTGGACCTCGGCAGCGGCTCTGGCAGAGACTCCTACGCCTACAGTAAACTTGTTGGACCCACCGGACATGTGACAGGGATAGATATGACTGAGGAGCTG ATCAACACCTCTCGTCAGTACATTGAGTATCATCAGAAGAAGTTTGGCTATAAAGAGCCCAACATCACGTTTTCCCAGGGATACATGGAGAAGCTCAGCGAGGCCGGCATACAAAATGACTCAATGGATGTTGTGCT ATCCAACTGTGTCATCTGTTTATGTGCTGATAAAAGAGCAGTGCTACAGCAGGCCTACAATGTCCTGAAG GAGGGAGGTGAGCTGTACTTCAGTGACATGTACGCCAGCAAAGTCGTTCCTGATCACATGACGAAAGATGTAGTCCTGTGGG GTGAAGGATTGGGCGGCTCCATGTATTGGCAGGATTTTATTACATTGGCCCAAAGCGTTGGTTTCAGCACCCCACACCTTGTTTCAGCGAGCCGCATTGTGATCTACAACTGTGAGCTCAAAGAAAAAGCAG GCGACATCAGCTATGCTTCTGTCACTTACCGACTCTTTAAGCTGCCAAAAAATGCGGTCCTGTCTGCAGCAACAGTGACCTATAAAGGGACTGTGGCAGATTTCCCTGATCAGCTGGTCTTTGATTCCTCTCACAGCTTCAAG AAAGATGTGGCAGCAGAGGTAGATGGAGAGATGGCAGCAATCCTCCAGAGTTCCCGTTTCATCACGGATTTCCAAATCCAGATGTCAGATAGATCAGCTGAGTCCAGCTCGGCTTCAACACAGCAG taCTGCCACCTCAATCCATTCCTGCTGGCTGACAAACTTGGATCCTCAGTGAAACAATGTTCCAAAACAGGCAAATAA